The following are encoded in a window of Etheostoma cragini isolate CJK2018 chromosome 7, CSU_Ecrag_1.0, whole genome shotgun sequence genomic DNA:
- the oard1 gene encoding ADP-ribose glycohydrolase OARD1 isoform X2, with product MGAGIAVMFKKEFKGVEELKEQKKLTGECAVLQRDGRFVYYLITKKKASQKPTYDSLRRSLEDMKSHCAANSVTTISMPRIGCGLDRLAWSRVSKILEEVFKHTNISITVYSLPEKAETTAMKENKCLMIDRKVC from the exons ATGGGGGCAGGCATAGCAGTGATGTTCAAAAAGGAGTTCAAAGGGGTAGAGGAGTTAAAGGAACAGA AAAAGCTGACAGGAGAATGTGCTGTACTACAAAGGGACGGACGTTTTGTCTACTATCTG ATCACAAAGAAAAAGGCCAGCCAAAAGCCAACTTATGACAGCCTGAGACGGAGCCTCGAGGACATGAAGTCACACTGTGCAGCCAACAGCGTAACAACAATATCAATGCCTCG CATTGGTTGTGGCCTGGATCGACTGGCGTGGAGCAGAGTGTCAAAGATACTGGAAGAAgtcttcaaacacacaaacatctccATCACAGTCTACAGCCTCCCTGAGAAAGCAGAGACTACAGCGATGAAGGAAAACAAGTGCTTGATGATTGATAGAAAAGTTTGTTAA
- the oard1 gene encoding ADP-ribose glycohydrolase OARD1 isoform X1, with the protein MSSELNKPVNTDNLKAAEDSGRLNYVTGNLFYCPKDEALAHCISEDCRMGAGIAVMFKKEFKGVEELKEQKKLTGECAVLQRDGRFVYYLITKKKASQKPTYDSLRRSLEDMKSHCAANSVTTISMPRIGCGLDRLAWSRVSKILEEVFKHTNISITVYSLPEKAETTAMKENKCLMIDRKVC; encoded by the exons ATGTCGTCTGAACTTAACAAACCAGTCAACACTGACAACCTTAAG GCTGCAGAAGACAGCGGGAGGCTGAATTATGTCACTGGGAATCTGTTCTACTGCCCCAAGGATGAGGCTTTGGCCCACTGCATCAGTGAGGACTGCCGCATGGGGGCAGGCATAGCAGTGATGTTCAAAAAGGAGTTCAAAGGGGTAGAGGAGTTAAAGGAACAGA AAAAGCTGACAGGAGAATGTGCTGTACTACAAAGGGACGGACGTTTTGTCTACTATCTG ATCACAAAGAAAAAGGCCAGCCAAAAGCCAACTTATGACAGCCTGAGACGGAGCCTCGAGGACATGAAGTCACACTGTGCAGCCAACAGCGTAACAACAATATCAATGCCTCG CATTGGTTGTGGCCTGGATCGACTGGCGTGGAGCAGAGTGTCAAAGATACTGGAAGAAgtcttcaaacacacaaacatctccATCACAGTCTACAGCCTCCCTGAGAAAGCAGAGACTACAGCGATGAAGGAAAACAAGTGCTTGATGATTGATAGAAAAGTTTGTTAA
- the guca1b gene encoding guanylyl cyclase-activating protein 2 produces MGQRLSEDSDPDKEINVAELQEWYKKFVVECPSGTLFMHEFKGFFGVADNKAAGDYIENMFRAFDKNGDNTIDFLEYVAALNLVLRGKLEHKLKWTFKMYDKDGSGCIDKTELLEIVESIYRMKKACHGELDKDCLLLTPDQVVDRIFELVDENGDGELSLDEFIDGARRDKWVMKMLQMDVNPGDWINERRRSSDS; encoded by the exons ATGGGTCAGCGCCTAAGCGAGGACAGTGACCCAGACAAGGAAATCAATGTGGCAGAACTGCAGGAATGGTACAAAAAGTTTGTAGTGGAGTGCCCGAGTGGAACTCTCTTTATGCATGAGTTCAAGGGATTTTTTGGTGTTGCTGATAACAAAGCGGCCGGAGATTACATTGAAAACATGTTTCGAGCCTTTGACAAGAACGGC GACAACACTATTGATTTTTTGGAGTATGTGGCAGCCTTGAACCTGGTCCTGAGGGGTAAACTGGAACATAAGCTTAAATGGacattcaaaatgtatgatAAAGATGGAAGTGGATGCATTGATAAAACAGAGCTTCTTGAAATTGTAGAG TCTATTTATCGAATGAAGAAAGCCTGCCATGGAGAGCTGGATAAAGATTGCCTTCTGCTGACCCCAGACCAAGTGGTTGACCGGATATTTGAGCTGGTGGATGAAAATGGAGATG GGGAGCTTTCGCTGGATGAGTTTATTGATGGAGCTCGGAGGGACAAGTGGGTGATGAAGATGCTGCAGATGGACGTCAACCCTGGGGACTGGATCAATGAGCGAAGGCGCAGTTCTGACTCCTAA